The Elaeis guineensis isolate ETL-2024a chromosome 3, EG11, whole genome shotgun sequence region AGCATTTTTCGAAGCCACCCACCATCTCAGAGAACCCGTAGCCCGGTACCTGCGAGCACAACGGCCTCGTCCAACATGCATGATCACGGATATGTGCAACCCATGGACGGCGGATGTCGCTCGTGAGCTCCGGATGCCACGGCTCGTCTTTCACGGGCCTTCTTGCTTCTTCATTCTATGCTCCCATCTCATGCAGCAGCACGGGATCTATGCCCGCATAACCGATGATTTCGAGCCCGTCCTCATACCTGAGCTCCCACAACCTGTCGAGGTCAACAAAGCCCAGGCACCGGGCTTCTTCGGTGCATTAGGGTGGGAAAAGTTTCGATCTGAGGTTCTAGAAGCGGAGTCGACGGCGGATGGGGTGGTGATGAACACttttgatgatctagagcattcaTATATCGAGCTCTACAGGAAGGTGATCGGTAAAGAGGTCTGGACTATCGGGCCATTGTGTCTCTACAACAAGGATCTCGACAACAAGGCTGCTAGAGGAAACAAGCCTGCTATTGACCACCACCGAGTTCTAAGTTGGCTCGACTCGAGGAAGCCCAAGTCTGTGCTCTACGTTAGCTTCGGTAGCCTTGTGCGAACGCGGCCTTCGCAACTCATTGAAATAGGGTGTGGTTTGGAGGCATCCAACCAGCCATTCATCTGGGTGATCAAGGACGTGGAAAGGACCTCGGAGGTCGACAAATGGTTGTCGGAGGGATTCGAGGAGAGGGTAAGCACAAAGGGTCTTGTAATTAAGGGGTGGGCGCCGCAGGTGGTCATCCTGTCGCACCCTGCCATCGGAGGATTTATGACACACTGCGGATGGAACTCAATGTTGGAGGCCGTGTCCGCGGGCGTGCCGATGATAACATGGCCTAATTTTGCGGACCAATTCCTCAACGAGAAGCTGGTTGTGGACGAGCTGGGCATTGGCGTGGCAATTGGGGTGAAAGTGCCCTACTACTATCTCACAGAAGATAGTCCACCGGCAGCGAAGAGGGATGATATAGCGAAGGCAGTCTCAAGGTTGATGGACAAAGGGGAGGAGGggcaagagagaagaaaaagggcaAAGGAGCTGGCTGAAAAGGCTATGAGCACAATGGAAGGAGGAGGGTCATCCATGGAGAACATGGCACGCTTGATTCAGTACGCCTTGATGCATGGAAACAACGATTCTGATCAAGAAGAGGAACACGATGCGTAGATTTGTTCGTTTAAGGCGAATGCATGTATCGGAAATAt contains the following coding sequences:
- the LOC105040215 gene encoding UDP-glycosyltransferase 73E1, coding for MTNQATMSGLRSREPHFVLVPLTAQGHMIPMVDLARLLAERGARVSLITTPVNAARIKAIINRVKESDLPIQFAELEFPCAEVGLPDGCENVDLVPSAGYYKAFFEATHHLREPVARYLRAQRPRPTCMITDMCNPWTADVARELRMPRLVFHGPSCFFILCSHLMQQHGIYARITDDFEPVLIPELPQPVEVNKAQAPGFFGALGWEKFRSEVLEAESTADGVVMNTFDDLEHSYIELYRKVIGKEVWTIGPLCLYNKDLDNKAARGNKPAIDHHRVLSWLDSRKPKSVLYVSFGSLVRTRPSQLIEIGCGLEASNQPFIWVIKDVERTSEVDKWLSEGFEERVSTKGLVIKGWAPQVVILSHPAIGGFMTHCGWNSMLEAVSAGVPMITWPNFADQFLNEKLVVDELGIGVAIGVKVPYYYLTEDSPPAAKRDDIAKAVSRLMDKGEEGQERRKRAKELAEKAMSTMEGGGSSMENMARLIQYALMHGNNDSDQEEEHDA